One Streptomyces sp. NBC_01217 genomic region harbors:
- a CDS encoding golvesin C-terminal-like domain-containing protein, protein MHRPRAARLLATSVTLAFIATLAPMTPAFAQPPDTGRLTDGLKSLFEGDGEERASPPGLPDTDVPRNERLAEGRATAKPKRVKELTGRRTPQARYWQLSDGRVQSEVSSVPDSYATGQGGDRTWKAIDTTVRDTDRKGFDKANTTNLTRSYFGSRPGELVRFELDRGHWVTLGLKGVDAKKLTPHVDGNTVTYRDAFGKGVDLTYTVGNGSVKEGIVLRERPRGSRAPSFDFALTTHGLSAESEKNGSISLYSESAGADRPELVIPAPFMTDAKPNSSSPYGTSSSDAVQQRLTGKDGSYAVSLRPDAKWLAASARTYPVTVDPTITIAPTPSQSEDVMISSDDASANYDGSWRLSVGNTTTGSSRALLRFGLSGIPAGTKLDSADLKLYYDQTHTTGSEEVELEAHRATAAWTETGATWNNAQNITGELSGTSVLVDDGDSGTTAAWGAWPTSTNTAYTQYAVGQDYRYNKDATAGDTYTWQPSLPEDGSYQVDVHYVPASDRATNAPYTVTYNGGTKAYTVNQQAGSAEVWKTLGSHPFKAGTTGQVVLGDGPASTATTVLADAVRFTKGGVVTKKADESNSWHSFAVTKTVQQWLDGTYTNNGFVVKAADESSTGPKGGPRYEASEYAYKGEVANYPKLVLTYGIQGVDADAPRVVHSTGAELSWPAYTDPSSTATGDDIVEYQVHRSVFQHFTPSSQTLVSPVAKDTRDFTDSTATPTPADSADPLGNAYYYMVAVKTRDGRVLPSTTQLVRLPKAGRTTVVLQSGQSDTTLSSAEPATGHDTISESGIARPWLSVGNNSTTYGTTRALVGFPGVGDIPANARVLDADLHMWGFTTTTGTPGAIYEARGLTRDFNEPAATWNKADATTSWSTAGGDMDAVASDTVATVTNDPARQSWSLTSLAQSWVSDPAKNHGVAVRLRDESASGPQERTLFLSSEAEEPQLRPQLVITYLDKSTESTYFAPYTPARMIPGDEYTVDVTLNNTTASTWPAGQRALSYTWSLPDGTDATTGGNQLQTALAHEVLPGDSITVPAKLQAPINSDSGNKRLEYVLKWDLRNTADGTWLSATENIAPLAQNVRTEDPTSNQLGMEDFLSYAGKNTGAGSSLMTNLYAGNTVWQYNAFNNPGRGLATFVRFAYNSQDTSDTVLGAGWSAQAAMPLRMGAALDFHPNPNPTEVTLPDGDGTAHVFRKQGDGSWRAPAGVHYLLRQGAGADCTPDKDGDPRAWSLTRPDRAQFFFDCDGYLTSVVDKNGNTQSYTYAERKSNNKPVKFLTYIEDPTQRQSLTVTYWTKADTNKPKIIDHVKSMTDISGRTVTFDYSDEGLLTTLTDGAGSTQPKVFRFDYDAEQGNKNVKLVKVTDPRGNPTSLDYYYPSEGDDPKFHWNTQTITDRLGGTTGYVYADPDGTAGSVVDTEVTDAEGHATKYSMDGYGRSTEMTDAKSETTKLAWDTDNNVTRLEEANGAVTTWKYDTVTGYPLEQKDAEANKNGTAAQTFTYSYGLDGHIADIFEKKSPEGRTYRFGYDLLGNLTSVTDPKGVATTGVDGDYTSRTEYDSYGQVAKSTDANGHATLYSGFGPTGFPTTITDAAENDSHFAYDERGNVTTVTNAQGAEVTQTYDAYGRPLEKREPKDKAAGDFIVTPAPIYDANDNITKALAPNGTETTAVFDKADQRVESVDPPDEATGPTRRTTSTYDKVGNLVSATGPQGNLTATEGDFTATTRYDAIYQAVEMVDANGNKASVEFDSVGNVVKVVDGRKNATANPDDYTTRYEYDLNHRVKRTIDALEWATSVRYDKDGLQTGQTDAEGNESLATYDERGALVESRVPVSESSGNITHRTTRFEYDQAGNRTRTITPRGVATTDDDTDFASETVYDELNRVKEERSPFDKDDSQYTSPDSTFYTYDSVGNLKSVSAPPSDGQTVRNDTEYTYYDNGWARTSKDPWDITTAYEYNKLGQQTRTTLTSAGGSQQRTMTWDYYPSGNQKARSDDGVPVGKQVVVVDSSDFNNTATLGNWTRTQAEQQYGYDTYSHPAGTGSSSLSWQLNIPQDGSYEVFVRYPKMTGAASDAKFKVDHDGGSTTKTIDETTNTGTWVSLGSYAFVEDGPQKVTLTDQANGTVLADAVKLVRSNSGDTDNEKKDFTYRYNANGNMVEVQDHSSDAKIDTYRIAYDGLNHISKVEEVAGGTVKNTTALTYDENGHAVTSTHDLTWTKIEYDERDLVKRVTNADSATAGNQQITSMTYTGRGQLLKQTKPNGNTLGMQYYLDGAVRQSLEKTSGNAVVAQHDLEYSPNGHRSKDTLKLMNADDNSAHINNTYTFDYDPQDRITTVAKSGDDPSTESYTYDRNSNIVSQKLDGTTTTQRYDRNRLLSASANGVTSTYNYDPLGRLDTVSTGGQSVEKHYYDGFDREAKVRQGVGATAVTTSYVHDPFDRTVSQTTSGDQGKTTAFTYLGLDSTLLRETVDGKADKDYQYIGGGRRATQIKHKEDGSKEYSQYVTSPRGDIEAITKENGSTRSTYGYTAYGSADESQMTGADKPGGGAAQEDYNSFRFNSSRWDGASGTYDMGFRNYDPGLNRFLTRDSYSGAFADMSLATDPFTGNRYAFAGGNPISFVELDGHLFGMSLSDIGHAALDVVGLVPVVGEVADVANGIWYAAEGNYADAALSLTSAIPLIGYGASAVKAGKYAKKGLDAVDSANDARKAANTAADARKVDTPDAPTTKSPDKPEASTCKVNSFVPGTKVVLADGTVRDIEKMKVGDQVVATDPETGQTQSRYVTNTRNHEGEKDLVTLTVGKDGKAKPFKLTSTAAHLYWLPDFGKWVEASALKPGMWLQTSAGTWVQISAIDTAHRSARVYNLSVEGVHTYYVGKGSTAVLVHNCGYKDEAIAAQKRAEELAGQLHFFKESMVTVAVIGVRKKGTTDVINKVAMSSGQKSNLLTLGKGEEFVDGALVPGRLTKKGKPAFEHAEEAVFSWLQKNPDYEVLYGGASKNVCSDICAPLVQKTMNLGGEVFQGAADKTDFRTFWRLRR, encoded by the coding sequence ATGCACAGACCGAGAGCCGCAAGGCTCCTGGCCACGAGTGTGACGCTGGCGTTCATCGCCACTCTCGCGCCCATGACACCCGCGTTCGCACAGCCACCCGACACCGGGCGGCTCACCGACGGTCTCAAGAGCCTCTTCGAGGGCGACGGGGAGGAGAGGGCGAGCCCGCCCGGGCTTCCAGACACCGACGTGCCCCGCAACGAGCGGCTCGCCGAGGGCAGGGCCACCGCCAAGCCCAAGCGCGTCAAGGAGCTCACGGGGCGCAGGACCCCCCAGGCCCGCTACTGGCAGCTTTCCGACGGAAGGGTGCAGTCCGAGGTCTCCTCCGTACCCGACTCGTACGCCACGGGTCAGGGCGGGGACCGGACGTGGAAGGCCATCGACACCACGGTCCGGGACACCGACCGCAAGGGCTTCGACAAGGCCAACACCACCAACCTCACCCGCAGTTACTTCGGTTCGCGCCCCGGCGAGCTGGTCCGCTTCGAGCTGGACCGCGGCCACTGGGTCACCCTGGGCCTCAAGGGTGTGGACGCGAAGAAGCTGACCCCGCACGTGGACGGCAACACCGTCACCTACCGGGACGCCTTCGGCAAGGGCGTCGACCTCACGTACACCGTCGGCAACGGCAGCGTGAAGGAAGGCATCGTCCTGCGCGAGCGGCCGCGGGGCAGCCGCGCTCCCTCGTTCGACTTCGCGCTCACCACCCACGGCCTGAGCGCCGAGTCGGAGAAGAACGGCAGCATCTCGCTGTACAGCGAGAGCGCCGGGGCCGACCGGCCCGAGCTCGTCATCCCCGCGCCGTTCATGACGGATGCCAAACCGAACAGCAGCTCACCGTACGGGACTTCGTCCTCCGACGCGGTGCAACAGCGGCTCACCGGCAAGGACGGCTCCTACGCCGTCAGCCTGCGCCCCGACGCCAAGTGGCTCGCCGCCTCCGCGCGCACGTACCCGGTGACGGTCGACCCGACCATCACCATCGCGCCCACGCCGTCGCAGTCCGAGGACGTCATGATCTCCTCGGACGACGCCTCGGCGAACTACGACGGCAGCTGGCGGCTCTCCGTCGGCAACACCACCACCGGCAGCAGCAGGGCACTGCTGCGGTTCGGCCTGTCCGGCATACCCGCCGGCACCAAGCTGGACTCGGCCGACCTCAAGCTCTACTACGACCAGACGCACACCACCGGCTCCGAAGAGGTCGAGCTGGAGGCGCACCGCGCCACCGCCGCCTGGACCGAGACTGGCGCGACCTGGAACAACGCCCAGAACATCACCGGTGAGCTGTCCGGCACCTCCGTCCTGGTCGACGACGGCGACTCGGGCACCACCGCGGCCTGGGGCGCCTGGCCGACCTCGACCAACACCGCGTACACGCAGTACGCGGTCGGCCAGGACTACCGCTACAACAAGGACGCCACCGCCGGCGACACCTACACCTGGCAGCCCAGCCTTCCCGAGGACGGCAGCTACCAGGTCGACGTGCACTACGTCCCGGCCTCCGACCGCGCCACGAACGCCCCGTACACGGTGACGTACAACGGCGGCACCAAGGCGTACACGGTCAACCAGCAGGCGGGCAGCGCCGAGGTCTGGAAGACACTGGGCAGCCACCCGTTCAAGGCGGGAACCACTGGCCAGGTCGTCCTCGGGGACGGTCCCGCGTCGACGGCCACCACCGTCCTCGCGGACGCCGTCCGCTTCACCAAGGGCGGTGTGGTCACCAAGAAGGCCGACGAGTCCAACTCCTGGCACAGCTTCGCGGTGACCAAGACGGTCCAGCAGTGGCTGGACGGGACGTACACCAACAACGGCTTCGTCGTGAAGGCGGCCGACGAGTCCTCGACCGGGCCCAAGGGCGGCCCGCGCTACGAGGCCTCCGAGTACGCGTACAAGGGCGAGGTCGCCAACTACCCCAAGCTGGTGCTCACCTACGGCATCCAGGGCGTCGACGCCGACGCCCCGCGCGTCGTCCACTCCACGGGCGCCGAGCTGAGCTGGCCCGCGTACACCGACCCGTCGTCGACCGCCACCGGCGACGACATCGTCGAGTACCAGGTCCACCGCAGCGTGTTCCAGCACTTCACGCCGTCGTCACAGACGCTGGTCTCGCCGGTGGCCAAGGACACCCGGGACTTCACCGACAGCACCGCCACGCCGACCCCGGCGGACTCCGCCGATCCGCTCGGCAACGCCTACTACTACATGGTCGCGGTCAAGACCCGCGACGGGCGCGTACTGCCGTCCACCACGCAGTTGGTGCGGCTGCCCAAGGCGGGGCGCACGACCGTGGTGCTGCAGAGCGGGCAGAGCGACACCACGCTGTCGTCCGCCGAGCCGGCCACAGGGCACGACACCATCTCCGAGTCGGGCATCGCCCGGCCCTGGCTGTCCGTGGGCAACAACTCGACCACGTACGGCACGACCCGCGCCCTGGTCGGCTTCCCCGGTGTCGGTGACATCCCCGCGAACGCCCGGGTGCTCGACGCCGACCTGCACATGTGGGGCTTCACCACGACGACCGGTACACCGGGTGCGATCTATGAAGCCCGCGGTCTGACCCGGGACTTCAACGAGCCCGCCGCCACCTGGAACAAGGCGGACGCGACCACCTCGTGGAGCACGGCGGGCGGTGACATGGACGCCGTCGCCTCCGACACCGTCGCCACCGTCACCAACGACCCGGCGCGCCAGAGCTGGTCGCTCACCTCGCTCGCGCAGAGCTGGGTGTCCGACCCCGCCAAGAACCACGGCGTGGCGGTCCGGTTGCGCGACGAGTCGGCGAGCGGTCCTCAGGAGCGGACCCTGTTCCTGTCGTCCGAGGCCGAAGAGCCCCAACTGCGGCCGCAGTTGGTCATCACCTATCTCGACAAGTCGACGGAGAGCACGTACTTCGCGCCCTACACCCCGGCGCGGATGATCCCCGGCGACGAGTACACGGTCGACGTCACCCTCAACAACACCACCGCCAGCACCTGGCCCGCGGGCCAGCGCGCGTTGTCGTACACCTGGTCGCTGCCCGACGGCACGGACGCCACCACCGGCGGCAACCAGCTTCAGACGGCGCTCGCCCACGAGGTGCTGCCGGGCGACTCGATCACCGTCCCGGCGAAACTGCAGGCGCCGATCAACTCGGACTCGGGCAACAAGCGCCTTGAGTACGTCCTGAAGTGGGACCTCAGGAACACCGCGGACGGCACGTGGCTGTCCGCCACCGAGAACATCGCGCCGCTGGCACAGAACGTCCGCACCGAGGACCCGACGTCCAACCAGCTCGGCATGGAGGACTTCCTCTCCTACGCCGGCAAGAACACGGGCGCGGGCTCGTCGCTGATGACGAACCTGTACGCGGGCAACACGGTCTGGCAGTACAACGCGTTCAACAACCCGGGCCGCGGCCTCGCCACATTCGTGCGGTTCGCCTACAACTCGCAGGACACCTCCGACACGGTGCTCGGCGCAGGCTGGTCCGCGCAGGCCGCGATGCCGCTGCGGATGGGCGCCGCGCTCGACTTCCATCCCAACCCGAACCCGACCGAGGTGACGCTGCCCGACGGGGACGGCACCGCGCACGTCTTCCGCAAGCAGGGCGACGGCAGTTGGCGGGCCCCGGCGGGCGTGCACTATCTGCTGCGGCAGGGCGCGGGCGCGGACTGCACCCCGGACAAGGACGGCGACCCGCGCGCCTGGTCGCTGACCCGCCCGGACCGTGCCCAGTTCTTCTTCGACTGCGACGGCTATCTGACGTCGGTCGTCGACAAGAACGGCAACACGCAGTCGTACACGTACGCCGAGCGTAAATCCAACAACAAGCCGGTCAAGTTCCTCACCTACATCGAGGACCCGACGCAGCGGCAGTCGCTCACCGTCACGTACTGGACGAAGGCCGACACCAACAAGCCCAAGATCATCGACCATGTGAAGTCGATGACGGACATCTCCGGGCGGACGGTCACCTTCGACTACTCCGACGAGGGTCTGCTCACCACCCTCACCGACGGTGCGGGCAGCACACAGCCCAAGGTGTTCCGCTTCGACTACGACGCCGAACAGGGCAACAAGAACGTCAAGCTGGTCAAGGTCACCGACCCGCGCGGGAACCCGACCTCGCTCGACTACTACTACCCGAGCGAGGGCGACGACCCGAAGTTCCACTGGAACACGCAGACCATCACTGACCGGCTCGGCGGCACCACCGGTTACGTCTACGCCGACCCGGACGGCACGGCGGGCTCGGTCGTCGATACCGAGGTGACCGACGCCGAAGGCCATGCGACGAAGTACTCGATGGACGGCTACGGCCGGTCCACCGAGATGACCGACGCCAAGTCCGAGACCACGAAGCTGGCCTGGGACACCGACAACAACGTGACGCGTCTGGAGGAGGCAAACGGGGCGGTCACGACCTGGAAGTACGACACGGTCACCGGCTACCCGCTGGAGCAGAAGGATGCCGAGGCCAACAAGAACGGCACCGCGGCACAGACCTTCACCTACTCCTACGGTCTCGACGGCCACATCGCCGATATCTTCGAGAAGAAGTCCCCTGAGGGGCGCACCTACCGGTTCGGGTACGACCTGCTGGGCAACCTGACCTCGGTCACCGACCCGAAGGGCGTCGCGACGACGGGCGTCGACGGCGACTACACCTCCCGCACCGAGTACGACTCGTACGGTCAGGTCGCCAAGTCGACCGACGCCAATGGGCACGCCACCCTGTACAGCGGGTTCGGCCCGACCGGCTTCCCGACGACCATCACCGACGCGGCCGAGAACGACTCGCACTTCGCGTACGACGAGCGCGGCAACGTCACCACGGTCACCAACGCCCAGGGCGCCGAGGTCACCCAGACCTATGACGCCTACGGCCGTCCGCTGGAGAAGCGAGAGCCGAAGGACAAGGCGGCGGGGGACTTCATCGTCACTCCCGCACCGATTTACGACGCCAACGACAACATCACCAAGGCCCTCGCTCCCAACGGGACAGAGACCACGGCGGTGTTCGACAAGGCCGACCAGCGCGTGGAATCGGTGGATCCGCCGGACGAGGCCACCGGGCCGACGCGCCGGACCACATCGACGTACGACAAGGTCGGCAATCTCGTCTCGGCCACCGGACCGCAGGGCAACCTGACGGCCACCGAGGGCGACTTCACCGCCACGACCCGGTACGACGCCATCTACCAGGCCGTCGAAATGGTGGACGCCAACGGCAACAAGGCCTCGGTGGAGTTCGACAGCGTCGGCAACGTCGTCAAGGTGGTGGACGGTCGCAAGAACGCCACCGCGAACCCGGACGACTACACCACCCGCTACGAGTACGACCTCAACCACCGGGTGAAGCGCACGATCGACGCGCTGGAGTGGGCCACTTCGGTCCGCTACGACAAGGACGGCCTCCAGACCGGGCAGACCGACGCGGAGGGCAACGAGTCGCTGGCGACATACGACGAGCGCGGCGCTCTCGTGGAGTCGCGGGTGCCGGTGTCGGAGTCCTCCGGCAACATCACCCACCGCACCACCAGGTTCGAGTACGACCAGGCCGGCAACCGGACCAGGACGATCACTCCGCGCGGCGTCGCCACCACCGACGACGACACCGACTTCGCCTCGGAGACGGTCTACGACGAGCTGAACCGGGTGAAGGAGGAGCGGTCCCCCTTCGACAAGGACGACAGTCAGTACACGTCGCCCGATTCGACCTTCTACACCTACGACTCCGTCGGCAATCTGAAATCGGTGTCGGCGCCGCCGTCGGACGGTCAGACGGTCCGCAACGACACCGAGTACACGTACTACGACAACGGCTGGGCCAGGACGTCGAAGGACCCGTGGGACATCACCACGGCCTACGAGTACAACAAGCTCGGCCAGCAGACCAGGACGACGCTGACCTCCGCGGGCGGCTCCCAGCAGCGCACCATGACCTGGGACTACTACCCGTCGGGCAACCAGAAGGCCCGCTCGGACGATGGTGTACCCGTCGGCAAGCAGGTCGTCGTGGTCGACAGCTCGGACTTCAACAACACCGCGACGCTGGGCAACTGGACGCGGACTCAGGCCGAGCAGCAGTACGGCTACGACACGTACTCGCACCCCGCGGGCACGGGCAGCTCCTCGCTGTCGTGGCAGCTGAACATCCCGCAGGACGGCTCCTACGAGGTGTTCGTCCGGTATCCGAAGATGACGGGTGCCGCGTCGGACGCCAAGTTCAAGGTCGACCACGACGGCGGCAGCACCACCAAGACCATCGACGAGACCACGAACACCGGCACCTGGGTCTCCCTGGGGTCCTACGCGTTCGTCGAGGACGGCCCGCAGAAGGTCACCCTCACCGATCAGGCGAACGGCACGGTCCTCGCGGACGCGGTGAAGCTGGTCCGCTCGAACTCCGGTGACACGGACAACGAGAAGAAGGACTTCACCTACCGGTACAACGCCAACGGCAACATGGTCGAGGTCCAGGACCATTCGTCGGACGCGAAGATCGACACGTACAGAATCGCGTACGACGGTCTCAACCACATCTCGAAGGTCGAGGAAGTCGCCGGCGGCACGGTGAAGAACACCACCGCGCTGACGTACGACGAGAACGGTCACGCCGTCACGTCCACGCACGACCTGACCTGGACGAAGATCGAGTACGACGAGCGCGACCTGGTCAAGAGGGTGACCAACGCGGATTCCGCCACCGCGGGCAATCAGCAGATCACCTCGATGACCTACACCGGGCGTGGTCAGCTCCTGAAGCAGACCAAGCCCAACGGCAACACCCTCGGCATGCAGTACTACCTCGACGGGGCGGTAAGGCAGTCCCTTGAGAAGACGTCGGGCAACGCCGTGGTCGCGCAGCACGACCTGGAGTACTCGCCCAACGGGCACCGCTCCAAGGACACGCTGAAGCTGATGAACGCCGACGACAACTCGGCCCACATCAACAACACGTACACCTTCGACTACGACCCTCAGGACCGGATCACCACGGTCGCCAAGAGCGGCGACGACCCGTCCACCGAGTCGTACACGTACGACCGCAACAGCAACATCGTGTCGCAGAAGCTCGATGGCACCACCACCACCCAGCGCTACGACCGCAACCGGCTGCTCTCCGCCAGTGCGAACGGTGTCACGTCCACCTACAACTACGACCCGCTGGGCCGGCTCGACACCGTCAGTACCGGTGGCCAGAGCGTCGAGAAGCACTACTACGACGGCTTCGACCGTGAGGCGAAGGTCCGCCAGGGCGTCGGTGCCACCGCGGTGACCACGTCGTACGTCCACGACCCGTTCGACCGGACGGTCTCCCAGACCACCTCCGGCGACCAGGGCAAGACCACGGCGTTCACCTACCTCGGCCTGGACAGCACGCTCCTGCGGGAGACGGTCGACGGCAAGGCGGACAAGGACTACCAGTACATCGGCGGCGGCCGGCGGGCCACCCAGATCAAGCACAAGGAGGACGGGAGCAAGGAGTACTCGCAGTACGTCACGAGTCCGCGTGGCGACATCGAGGCGATCACGAAGGAGAACGGCAGCACCCGCTCCACGTACGGATACACCGCCTACGGCAGTGCCGACGAGTCCCAGATGACCGGCGCGGACAAGCCCGGCGGGGGCGCGGCGCAGGAGGACTACAACTCCTTCCGCTTCAACTCCTCGCGCTGGGACGGCGCTTCGGGCACGTACGACATGGGATTCCGCAACTACGACCCGGGCCTGAACCGCTTCCTGACCCGGGACTCCTACAGCGGTGCCTTCGCCGACATGTCGCTCGCCACCGACCCGTTCACCGGCAACCGGTACGCGTTCGCCGGCGGCAATCCGATCAGTTTCGTCGAGCTCGACGGGCACCTGTTCGGTATGTCCCTGTCGGACATCGGCCACGCGGCGCTCGACGTGGTCGGCCTGGTTCCCGTCGTCGGTGAGGTCGCCGACGTCGCCAACGGCATCTGGTACGCGGCCGAGGGAAACTATGCCGACGCCGCACTGTCACTGACCTCGGCGATCCCGCTGATCGGCTATGGCGCCTCGGCCGTCAAGGCCGGAAAATACGCCAAGAAGGGCCTCGACGCGGTCGATTCGGCCAACGACGCCCGCAAGGCCGCCAACACCGCGGCCGACGCACGCAAGGTGGACACCCCCGACGCGCCGACGACGAAGTCGCCGGACAAGCCGGAGGCGTCCACCTGCAAGGTGAACAGCTTCGTGCCCGGCACCAAGGTCGTCCTCGCGGACGGCACGGTCCGCGACATCGAGAAGATGAAGGTCGGCGACCAGGTCGTCGCCACCGATCCGGAGACCGGGCAGACGCAGTCCCGGTACGTCACCAACACCCGTAACCACGAGGGCGAGAAGGACCTCGTCACCCTGACCGTCGGCAAGGACGGCAAGGCCAAGCCGTTCAAGCTGACGTCGACGGCGGCGCACCTGTACTGGCTGCCCGACTTCGGCAAGTGGGTCGAGGCAAGTGCGCTGAAGCCGGGTATGTGGCTGCAGACCTCGGCCGGTACCTGGGTCCAGATCAGTGCGATCGATACGGCCCATCGTTCAGCTCGTGTCTACAACCTCTCCGTCGAGGGCGTCCACACCTACTACGTGGGCAAGGGGAGCACAGCAGTCCTTGTCCACAACTGTGGCTACAAGGACGAAGCCATTGCGGCGCAGAAGCGCGCCGAGGAACTCGCCGGTCAGCTCCACTTCTTCAAGGAGAGCATGGTGACCGTGGCGGTCATCGGCGTCCGGAAGAAAGGCACCACCGACGTCATCAACAAGGTGGCGATGAGTTCCGGGCAGAAGAGCAACCTCCTGACCCTCGGCAAGGGCGAGGAGTTCGTCGACGGTGCGCTGGTTCCCGGCAGGCTGACCAAGAAGGGCAAGCCCGCCTTCGAGCACGCCGAGGAAGCCGTCTTCAGCTGGCTGCAGAAGAACCCGGACTACGAGGTCCTCTATGGCGGTGCGTCCAAGAATGTCTGCTCGGACATCTGCGCGCCGCTGGTTCAGAAAACCATGAACCTCGGTGGTGAGGTTTTCCAGGGAGCGGCCGACAAGACCGACTTCCGGACGTTCTGGCGTCTGAGGCGTTAG
- a CDS encoding DUF6011 domain-containing protein, translating to MESAEPFEPFSESGSEPPPGDGAADRTARRQVVRCRMCGRPLTGTQSRRTGLGPACDAKLHPAPPDIRTRRHEVEQDPLPGI from the coding sequence GTGGAGTCCGCCGAACCCTTTGAACCCTTCTCCGAATCCGGCAGCGAGCCCCCGCCCGGGGACGGTGCCGCCGACCGGACCGCCCGCCGACAGGTGGTGCGCTGCCGCATGTGCGGCCGCCCGCTCACCGGTACGCAGTCACGCCGCACCGGCCTCGGCCCCGCCTGCGACGCCAAACTGCACCCCGCGCCCCCGGACATCCGCACCCGCCGCCACGAGGTCGAGCAGGACCCGCTCCCCGGTATCTGA
- a CDS encoding SHOCT domain-containing protein → MPGLLRGVARTAVIAGTATSVSNRVSRRQAGRWARQDAAQTQAQTRPAPAEPPPLAPEDEMSNKIAQLKELGDLKNQGLLSDSEFAAQKARILAS, encoded by the coding sequence ATGCCAGGCCTTCTTCGTGGCGTCGCCCGTACAGCGGTGATCGCCGGCACCGCCACCTCGGTCTCCAACCGGGTCTCCCGGCGCCAGGCGGGCCGCTGGGCGCGGCAGGACGCCGCGCAGACGCAGGCGCAGACGCGGCCCGCCCCCGCGGAACCTCCGCCGCTCGCGCCGGAGGACGAGATGAGCAACAAGATCGCGCAGCTCAAGGAGCTCGGTGACCTCAAGAACCAAGGACTGCTGAGCGACAGCGAGTTCGCGGCCCAGAAGGCCCGGATCCTCGCCTCCTGA
- a CDS encoding DUF6325 family protein, producing MSSESDETGPIDYLVVEFPAGSRMTGEGMPLLVDLVDRGIIRILDLLFVRKNQDGTVEGVELSELTGDGQGELAVFEGVSSGLLGRDDIDEASAVLEPGSAAGILVYENVWAGPFAAALRRQGGRLVANGRIPIQEVLASLDAAESRV from the coding sequence GTGAGCAGCGAGAGCGACGAGACGGGACCGATCGACTACCTGGTGGTCGAGTTCCCGGCCGGAAGCCGGATGACGGGCGAAGGAATGCCCCTGCTGGTCGACCTGGTCGACCGGGGCATCATCCGCATCCTGGATCTGTTGTTCGTCAGGAAGAACCAGGACGGAACGGTCGAGGGCGTGGAACTCTCCGAGCTGACCGGGGACGGCCAGGGCGAGCTGGCCGTGTTCGAAGGGGTCTCATCGGGCCTGCTCGGCCGGGACGACATCGACGAGGCGAGCGCGGTCCTCGAACCGGGCAGCGCCGCCGGAATCCTCGTCTACGAGAACGTGTGGGCGGGACCGTTCGCGGCCGCCCTGCGCCGCCAAGGGGGCCGCCTGGTCGCCAACGGGCGCATCCCGATCCAAGAGGTCCTGGCCTCGCTCGACGCGGCCGAGTCCAGGGTCTGA